In the genome of Polaribacter atrinae, one region contains:
- a CDS encoding helicase HerA-like domain-containing protein: MSQKEEFFEYINNGYKTKGDFIALGAAMLGEETMTDAIVKIPLKTLNRHGLIAGATGTGKTKTLQVLAENLSEKGIPVLLMDIKGDLSGLAQASPGHAKIDERHAKIGFPFTAQKFPIEVLTISEQDGTRMRATVSEFGPVLLSRILDLTETQSGIVAIIFKYCDDNQFALLDIKDFKKVLQYVTNEGKEEIQAEYGRISSSSTGAILRKIVEIEQQGGDLFFGEKSFEVEDLTRVDQDGKGIISVLRLTDIQDKPKLFSTFMLQLLAEVYETFPEQGDSGRPELVIFIDEAHLVFEEASKALLNQIESIVKLIRSKGIGLYFVTQNPKDVPEDILAQLGLKIQHALRAFTAKDRKAIKLAAENYPSSEYYDTKEVLTQLGIGEAFVSVLNEKGIPTPLARTMLRAPMSRMDVLTDKELKNVINNSRLFYKYNENLDRESAYELLNKKIEQVNIAEAKAIQAAADEKEREKIAKEKEKERQREERAARTTTRRRSTAQNPLIKVLTSATFIRAAFGILKKVMK, encoded by the coding sequence ATGAGTCAGAAAGAAGAGTTTTTTGAATATATCAACAATGGTTACAAAACCAAAGGCGATTTTATAGCATTAGGTGCAGCAATGTTAGGGGAAGAAACCATGACAGATGCTATTGTAAAAATACCACTTAAAACTCTAAATAGGCATGGTTTAATTGCTGGAGCAACCGGAACAGGAAAAACAAAAACACTACAAGTTTTAGCTGAGAATTTATCAGAAAAAGGAATTCCTGTTTTGTTAATGGATATTAAAGGAGATCTTTCTGGTTTAGCACAAGCAAGTCCTGGACACGCAAAAATAGACGAACGTCATGCAAAAATTGGTTTTCCATTTACAGCACAGAAATTTCCAATAGAAGTGCTTACTATTTCTGAGCAAGACGGAACAAGAATGCGTGCAACGGTATCAGAATTCGGACCAGTTTTATTATCAAGAATTTTAGATTTAACAGAAACACAAAGCGGAATTGTTGCCATCATTTTTAAATATTGTGATGATAATCAATTTGCACTTTTAGATATTAAAGATTTTAAAAAAGTATTGCAGTATGTAACCAATGAAGGGAAAGAAGAAATTCAAGCAGAATATGGGCGAATTTCATCTTCTTCTACAGGAGCAATATTGCGTAAAATTGTAGAAATAGAACAACAAGGTGGCGATTTATTCTTCGGGGAAAAATCTTTTGAAGTAGAAGATTTAACACGAGTAGACCAAGACGGAAAAGGAATTATTTCTGTTTTACGTTTAACAGATATACAAGACAAGCCAAAGTTGTTTTCTACCTTTATGTTGCAATTATTAGCTGAGGTGTATGAAACTTTCCCGGAACAAGGAGATAGTGGAAGACCAGAGTTGGTAATCTTTATTGACGAAGCACATTTGGTATTCGAAGAAGCTTCTAAAGCTTTGTTAAATCAAATAGAAAGTATTGTAAAATTAATTCGTTCTAAAGGAATCGGACTTTATTTTGTAACTCAAAACCCTAAAGATGTGCCAGAAGATATTTTAGCACAATTAGGCTTAAAAATTCAGCATGCATTAAGAGCTTTTACTGCTAAGGATAGAAAAGCAATTAAGTTGGCGGCAGAGAATTATCCGAGTTCAGAATATTATGACACCAAAGAGGTGTTAACACAATTAGGTATTGGAGAAGCATTTGTATCCGTTTTAAACGAAAAAGGAATTCCAACTCCGTTGGCAAGAACCATGTTACGTGCTCCAATGAGTAGAATGGATGTTTTAACTGACAAAGAGTTGAAAAATGTAATTAACAATTCGCGTCTTTTTTATAAGTATAACGAAAACTTAGATAGAGAAAGTGCTTACGAATTATTAAATAAAAAGATAGAACAAGTAAACATTGCAGAAGCAAAAGCCATACAGGCAGCAGCCGATGAAAAAGAACGAGAAAAAATAGCCAAAGAAAAAGAGAAAGAAAGACAAAGAGAAGAAAGAGCTGCAAGAACAACTACAAGAAGAAGAAGTACTGCACAGAATCCGTTGATAAAAGTATTAACAAGTGCCACTTTTATTAGAGCCGCTTTTGGTATCTTAAAAAAAGTAATGAAGTAA
- the msrB gene encoding peptide-methionine (R)-S-oxide reductase MsrB: protein MKNIFSLLVVLLMISCNSRAQTPSKEKKTYRIEKTNAEWKKVLTPKQYYILREAGTEKPFSSSFNTNKEKGTYVCAACETPLYKSEYKYDSGSGWPSFDRAIKDNIELDVDYKIGYKRTELKCNTCGSHLGHSFDDGPKNTTGERHCINGDALKFVTQ, encoded by the coding sequence ATGAAAAACATTTTCTCTTTGCTAGTTGTACTTTTAATGATTAGTTGTAATAGTAGAGCACAGACTCCTTCAAAAGAAAAAAAAACATATCGTATTGAAAAAACAAATGCTGAATGGAAAAAAGTATTGACTCCTAAACAATATTATATATTACGAGAAGCTGGAACAGAAAAACCTTTTTCTAGCTCTTTTAATACAAATAAAGAAAAAGGGACTTATGTGTGTGCTGCTTGTGAAACACCACTATATAAATCTGAATACAAATATGATTCTGGTTCTGGTTGGCCTTCTTTTGATAGAGCGATAAAGGATAATATTGAATTAGATGTAGATTATAAAATTGGGTACAAAAGAACAGAATTAAAGTGCAATACATGCGGAAGTCATTTAGGACATTCTTTTGATGATGGACCTAAAAACACTACAGGAGAACGTCATTGTATTAATGGAGATGCATTAAAATTCGTAACCCAATAA
- the ffh gene encoding signal recognition particle protein yields the protein MFNNLSDKLDKALHTLKGHGKITEVNVAETLKEVRRALLDADVNFKIAKEFTKRVQTKALGQDVLTTLNPGQLMVKLVKDELTELMGGETVGVNLGGSPTVILMSGLQGSGKTTFSGKLANFLKDKKSKQVLLVGCDVYRPAAINQLQVVGEQIGVEVYAEVGNNNPVEISQNAIKHAKANGKNVVIIDTAGRLAVDTEMMNEISNIHKAVTPQETLFVVDSMTGQDAVNTAKAFNDILNFDGVVLTKLDGDTRGGAALSIKSVVDKPIKFIGTGEKMDAIDVFHPDRMADRILGMGDVVSLVERAQDQYDEEEARKLQKKIAKNQFGFDDFLSQIQQIKKMGSMKDLVGMIPGAGKAMKDVDIDDDAFKGIEAIIHSMTPEERSTPTTINASRKKRIAKGSGTSVNEVNQLMKQFNQMSKMMKMMQGGGGKKMMQMMQGMK from the coding sequence ATGTTTAATAATTTAAGCGATAAATTAGATAAAGCTTTACACACCTTAAAAGGTCATGGTAAAATTACAGAGGTAAATGTTGCAGAAACATTAAAAGAAGTTAGAAGAGCATTGTTAGATGCCGATGTAAACTTTAAAATTGCTAAAGAATTTACCAAAAGAGTTCAAACCAAAGCATTAGGTCAAGACGTATTAACTACGTTAAACCCAGGGCAATTAATGGTAAAGTTAGTTAAAGATGAGCTAACAGAATTAATGGGTGGAGAAACTGTAGGTGTTAATTTAGGTGGTTCACCAACTGTAATTTTAATGTCTGGGTTACAGGGTTCTGGTAAAACTACTTTTTCAGGAAAATTAGCGAACTTTCTAAAAGACAAAAAATCTAAACAAGTTTTATTAGTTGGGTGTGATGTTTATAGACCTGCGGCAATAAATCAATTACAAGTTGTTGGAGAACAAATTGGTGTTGAAGTTTATGCAGAAGTAGGAAACAACAATCCTGTAGAAATTTCTCAAAATGCTATAAAGCATGCAAAAGCAAACGGTAAAAATGTAGTTATTATTGATACTGCCGGTCGTTTAGCTGTAGATACAGAAATGATGAATGAAATTTCTAACATTCATAAAGCTGTAACCCCACAAGAAACTTTATTTGTGGTAGATTCTATGACTGGACAAGATGCTGTAAATACTGCAAAAGCATTTAATGATATCTTAAATTTTGATGGAGTTGTTCTTACAAAATTAGATGGAGATACTCGTGGTGGAGCTGCATTGTCTATTAAATCTGTTGTTGATAAACCTATTAAGTTTATTGGTACTGGAGAAAAAATGGATGCAATAGATGTATTCCATCCAGATAGAATGGCAGATCGTATTTTAGGAATGGGAGATGTTGTGTCTTTAGTAGAAAGAGCACAAGACCAATACGACGAAGAAGAAGCTAGAAAATTACAGAAAAAGATTGCTAAAAATCAGTTTGGTTTTGATGACTTTTTAAGTCAGATTCAACAAATCAAAAAAATGGGTAGCATGAAAGATTTAGTGGGTATGATTCCTGGAGCTGGTAAAGCAATGAAAGATGTAGATATTGATGATGATGCTTTTAAAGGTATTGAAGCAATTATTCATTCTATGACACCAGAAGAAAGAAGTACACCAACAACTATAAATGCCAGTAGAAAAAAGAGAATTGCAAAAGGTTCTGGAACTTCTGTTAACGAAGTAAACCAGCTAATGAAGCAATTTAACCAAATGAGTAAAATGATGAAGATGATGCAAGGTGGCGGCGGCAAAAAGATGATGCAAATGATGCAAGGAATGAAATAA
- a CDS encoding AI-2E family transporter has translation MKDTIAPRMIRQVFVLVLILFILILIFRELIPYLSGVLGAVTIFVLLRKGMVYLVNKKWKPNLAAAFLILVSFIGILLPISGILLMLANKVSDVVGNSEEVVKEFKTQLTSLESKVGYSFADSIDAAEVSSWITDSLQGFVGSTFNIFISVGLMYFLLYFMLVNETILRKSLYKYVPINEVNLKIIGSEAQSMVRSNTIGIPLVAIAQGIIALIGFLIFDINNPFFWFTIVTVGSMIPFIGTFVGILPVFMLTLASGDSFAAWGILIYGIVVVGSTDNIIRLLVLKKLDDVHPLITLIGVIVGVPLFGFIGLIFGPLLISLFLVIVKIYRKEFVENDVQ, from the coding sequence ATGAAAGATACTATTGCACCAAGAATGATAAGACAAGTATTTGTCTTAGTTCTTATTTTGTTTATTTTAATTCTAATTTTTAGGGAGTTAATTCCGTATTTATCCGGTGTTTTAGGAGCTGTAACCATTTTCGTTTTATTAAGAAAAGGAATGGTTTATCTGGTAAATAAAAAATGGAAACCAAATTTAGCAGCGGCTTTTTTAATCTTAGTTTCTTTTATAGGGATACTTTTACCAATTTCTGGTATTTTACTAATGTTAGCAAATAAGGTAAGTGATGTAGTAGGGAATTCAGAAGAAGTTGTAAAAGAATTTAAAACACAATTAACTTCTTTAGAAAGTAAAGTAGGATATAGTTTTGCGGACAGTATAGATGCAGCAGAGGTTTCTAGTTGGATAACAGATAGCTTACAAGGTTTTGTAGGTAGTACTTTTAATATATTTATATCCGTAGGTTTAATGTATTTCTTGCTTTATTTTATGTTAGTTAATGAAACCATATTAAGAAAATCTCTTTATAAATACGTGCCAATAAACGAAGTTAATTTAAAGATAATAGGTTCAGAAGCGCAATCTATGGTACGTTCTAACACCATAGGAATTCCTTTAGTAGCTATTGCACAAGGTATAATTGCGTTAATAGGTTTTTTAATTTTCGATATAAATAATCCTTTCTTTTGGTTTACCATTGTTACTGTAGGTTCTATGATTCCTTTTATAGGAACCTTTGTTGGTATTTTGCCTGTTTTTATGCTAACGCTAGCCTCTGGAGATAGTTTTGCTGCTTGGGGAATTTTAATTTATGGGATTGTTGTAGTTGGGTCTACAGATAATATTATAAGGCTATTGGTTTTAAAAAAGTTAGATGACGTTCATCCATTGATTACTTTGATAGGTGTTATTGTTGGTGTGCCTTTATTTGGGTTTATCGGTTTGATTTTTGGGCCACTCTTAATCAGTCTATTTTTAGTAATTGTAAAAATTTATAGAAAAGAATTTGTTGAAAACGATGTTCAATAA
- a CDS encoding cupin domain-containing protein translates to MKKYTIQKSPFVVPTTDGKVIEEHFGNATNGNSQISIAHMIAPSGWSEPFQTPAFEEYTYIIKGKKQFIIDGETIVLSAGESIKIEKNTRVQYSNPFTESCEYMAICMPAFSIDLVNREDE, encoded by the coding sequence ATGAAAAAATATACCATACAAAAATCGCCATTTGTGGTTCCAACAACAGACGGTAAAGTAATAGAAGAGCATTTTGGAAATGCCACCAATGGAAATTCTCAAATAAGCATTGCGCACATGATTGCGCCTTCTGGTTGGAGTGAACCTTTTCAAACACCAGCATTTGAGGAATATACTTATATTATAAAAGGAAAAAAACAATTTATAATAGATGGAGAAACGATTGTTTTATCTGCAGGTGAATCTATTAAAATAGAAAAAAATACTAGAGTTCAATATTCCAATCCTTTTACAGAGTCATGTGAATATATGGCAATTTGTATGCCTGCCTTTTCTATAGATTTGGTAAATAGGGAAGACGAGTAA
- a CDS encoding MFS transporter gives MLKIGDKKLINAWAFYDWANSVYSLVISTAIFPIYYAGLTSSEGFANAEGKISFLGTLWTPTTLYNYALAFSFLVVAFISPMLSGIADYSGNKKKFLKGFCLLGSLSVMCLFFFTGKETLWVGIVFTILASIGFWGSIVFYNAYLPEVAHPEQQDNVSAKGFMLGYAGAILLLLLCLVIIETEVFGFYDKQFGSQLSFVLVGLWWLGFAQVTYAKLPDSEKSKLPKDNYFVKGIKEFKKVAKELFAYQELKLFLISFFLLSIGVQTIILMAGIFGTILGLETLNLIATILLVQFVGILGAFLFSRLSNKIGNIKTLKITIAIWGLVCFIGFNLTKDTPNIEMYFYILGALIGLVMGAIQSLARSTYSKMLPKTEDNASYFSFFDVTEKIALVVGMVTFGVLNSMISIQSSVLALAVFFLASFITISRIKKTKYVK, from the coding sequence ATGTTAAAAATTGGAGATAAAAAATTAATTAATGCTTGGGCTTTTTATGATTGGGCAAACTCAGTTTATTCTTTAGTAATAAGTACGGCTATTTTTCCTATTTATTATGCAGGTTTAACTTCGTCTGAAGGTTTTGCCAATGCCGAAGGAAAAATTTCCTTTTTAGGAACACTATGGACGCCAACGACCTTGTATAATTATGCTTTGGCTTTTTCTTTTTTAGTAGTTGCATTTATTTCTCCAATGCTTTCTGGTATTGCAGATTATTCAGGAAATAAAAAGAAATTTTTAAAAGGATTTTGTCTTTTAGGTTCGTTATCTGTAATGTGTTTGTTCTTTTTTACAGGCAAAGAAACTCTTTGGGTTGGAATTGTTTTTACCATTTTGGCAAGTATTGGTTTTTGGGGTAGTATTGTTTTTTACAATGCCTATTTGCCAGAAGTAGCACATCCAGAACAACAAGACAATGTTAGTGCAAAAGGTTTTATGTTGGGCTATGCAGGGGCAATTTTGTTATTACTTTTATGTTTGGTAATTATAGAAACAGAAGTGTTTGGTTTTTATGATAAACAATTTGGTTCCCAATTATCGTTTGTTTTAGTAGGGTTGTGGTGGTTAGGTTTTGCACAAGTTACGTATGCCAAGTTACCAGACTCTGAAAAAAGCAAATTACCAAAAGATAATTATTTTGTAAAAGGGATAAAAGAGTTTAAGAAAGTAGCCAAAGAGTTATTTGCGTATCAAGAATTAAAATTATTTCTGATTTCTTTTTTTTTATTGAGTATTGGTGTACAAACAATTATCTTAATGGCTGGTATTTTTGGAACTATTTTAGGGTTAGAAACGCTAAATTTAATTGCAACAATTTTATTAGTACAGTTTGTAGGTATACTTGGTGCTTTTTTGTTTTCTAGATTATCAAACAAAATTGGGAATATAAAAACATTAAAAATTACAATCGCTATTTGGGGACTCGTCTGTTTTATAGGATTTAATTTAACTAAAGATACTCCAAATATAGAAATGTATTTTTATATTTTAGGTGCATTAATAGGTTTGGTAATGGGAGCGATACAATCTTTAGCAAGATCTACCTATTCTAAAATGTTGCCAAAAACAGAAGACAATGCATCTTATTTTAGCTTTTTTGATGTAACAGAAAAAATAGCTTTAGTTGTAGGTATGGTAACTTTTGGAGTCTTAAACTCTATGATTTCTATACAGTCTAGTGTGTTGGCATTGGCGGTGTTCTTTTTAGCTTCTTTTATTACCATAAGCCGTATTAAGAAAACGAAATATGTAAAATAA
- a CDS encoding M48 family metallopeptidase has translation MKRIIFLALTVLLFVECSTVPITGRSRVNFVSDAQVLPTSFAQYSTFLEENKLSTNTAMSNQIKNVGKNISAAVDRFMRANNMSSEADSYRWEFNLVDDETVNAWCMPGGKVVFYTGIMPICANENGVAAVMGHEVAHAFAKHGQERMSQGQLQQLGGVAVALGTSGKSEESQQLWNTAFGVTTGLGMLKFSRVHEQEADRLGLVFMIMAGYDGREAAEVWVRMSNLSNGSSQPEILSTHPSNESRIQDLKNYLPTAQKYAAQYNAK, from the coding sequence ATGAAAAGAATAATTTTTTTAGCTTTAACAGTTTTACTATTTGTTGAGTGTAGTACCGTGCCAATTACAGGTAGAAGTCGTGTAAACTTTGTTAGTGATGCACAAGTGTTACCTACTAGTTTTGCACAATACAGTACTTTTTTAGAAGAAAATAAATTATCTACAAATACTGCAATGTCTAACCAAATTAAAAATGTTGGTAAAAATATTTCTGCAGCGGTAGATCGTTTTATGAGAGCAAACAATATGAGCTCAGAAGCAGATTCTTATAGATGGGAATTTAATTTAGTAGATGATGAAACCGTAAATGCTTGGTGTATGCCAGGAGGGAAAGTTGTTTTTTATACTGGTATTATGCCAATTTGTGCTAATGAAAATGGAGTTGCCGCAGTAATGGGACATGAAGTTGCACATGCATTTGCAAAACACGGACAAGAAAGAATGTCTCAAGGACAATTACAACAATTAGGTGGTGTTGCAGTAGCATTGGGTACTTCTGGTAAAAGTGAAGAATCTCAACAATTATGGAATACTGCATTTGGTGTTACTACTGGTTTAGGAATGTTGAAATTTAGTAGAGTTCATGAGCAGGAAGCAGACAGGTTAGGTTTGGTTTTTATGATTATGGCTGGTTATGATGGAAGAGAAGCTGCTGAAGTTTGGGTAAGAATGAGTAATTTATCTAACGGTAGTTCTCAACCAGAAATCTTAAGTACACACCCTTCTAATGAATCTAGAATACAAGATTTAAAAAATTATTTACCAACGGCTCAAAAATATGCAGCACAGTATAATGCCAAGTAA
- a CDS encoding DinB family protein, with amino-acid sequence MEKEAIADLLEEKHRELFEWLKKEPIDNWEKGPEGKWTVGQQILHLVNSLQMLNNALSYPRFFLKYKFGLCNREPRDYKTIVNKYQQKLVDHKDKTKKYNQKLKKPLQKDRERLLTKLQIQSKKLQYKIKKISDINLDSLVIPHPLMGKMTIREIIMWTAHHTEHHTTILKKKYNEESYC; translated from the coding sequence ATGGAAAAAGAAGCAATTGCCGATTTGTTAGAAGAAAAACACAGGGAATTATTTGAATGGTTAAAAAAAGAGCCTATTGATAATTGGGAAAAAGGTCCCGAAGGGAAATGGACTGTTGGACAACAAATACTTCATTTGGTGAACAGTTTACAAATGCTAAATAATGCATTAAGTTACCCTCGGTTTTTTCTAAAATATAAATTTGGTTTGTGTAATAGAGAACCTAGAGATTATAAAACAATTGTAAATAAGTACCAACAAAAATTAGTAGATCATAAAGATAAAACAAAAAAGTATAATCAAAAATTAAAAAAACCTTTACAAAAAGATAGAGAACGCTTATTAACAAAGCTGCAAATACAGAGTAAAAAATTGCAATATAAAATCAAAAAAATTAGTGATATCAATTTAGACTCCTTAGTAATTCCACATCCATTAATGGGTAAAATGACCATTAGAGAAATTATTATGTGGACAGCGCATCATACAGAACATCATACAACAATTTTAAAAAAGAAGTATAATGAAGAATCTTATTGCTAA
- a CDS encoding T9SS type A sorting domain-containing protein: MIQKSFYIILVLFVIETHSQQIKRTLLKSTITTVGGTSLCAISNSEISYKIKQSIGQSSIIGTKSTGKTIAQQGFLNQNKVFNINNSNIDIIDASLNLVISPNPFIEYITLSFSKETKHKIHIRIYDINSKIIFTKKYSPTDNLLIPLKNYSIGTYIIHIQSGNNEFIEKLLKTE, from the coding sequence ATGATTCAAAAATCATTTTACATAATACTTGTTTTATTTGTTATTGAAACACATTCTCAACAAATAAAACGAACTCTTTTAAAATCTACAATAACTACAGTAGGTGGTACTTCTTTATGCGCTATTTCTAACAGTGAAATAAGCTATAAAATTAAACAAAGTATCGGCCAATCTAGTATTATTGGCACAAAAAGTACTGGTAAAACAATAGCACAACAAGGTTTTTTAAATCAAAATAAAGTATTTAACATCAATAATTCTAACATAGACATTATTGATGCATCTCTAAACCTTGTTATTTCTCCAAATCCCTTCATAGAATACATTACACTTAGTTTTTCTAAAGAAACTAAACATAAAATTCACATTCGAATTTATGACATCAATAGTAAAATTATCTTTACTAAAAAATACTCCCCTACAGACAATTTACTTATCCCCCTAAAAAATTATAGCATCGGAACTTATATTATACACATACAAAGTGGTAATAATGAGTTTATAGAAAAGCTACTAAAAACGGAATAA
- the folD gene encoding bifunctional methylenetetrahydrofolate dehydrogenase/methenyltetrahydrofolate cyclohydrolase FolD translates to MILLDGKKTSADIKEEIALEVRDLKNKGADTPHLAAIIVGDDGASITYVNAKVKACELVGFESTLIRLPKDTTEEDLLNEIAILNIDKDIDGFIVQLPLPKHIDEQKILMAIDPDKDVDGFHPTNVGKMALNLPTFISATPFGILELLERYKVETSGKHVVVLGRSHIVGSPMSILLSQKRKVGNATVTMCHSRTKNLKEITLQADIIIAAIGIPEFLKADMVKDHVTVIDVGITRLEDASKKSGFRLVGDVAFDEVAKKSDFITPVPGGVGPMTIAMLLKNTLLACQRKS, encoded by the coding sequence ATGATTTTATTAGACGGAAAAAAAACATCTGCAGACATTAAAGAAGAAATAGCTTTAGAAGTAAGAGATTTAAAAAATAAAGGAGCTGATACTCCACATTTAGCTGCAATAATCGTTGGAGACGACGGTGCAAGTATTACTTATGTGAATGCAAAAGTAAAAGCCTGCGAGCTTGTTGGTTTCGAATCTACTTTAATTAGATTACCAAAAGATACTACCGAAGAAGATTTATTAAATGAAATTGCAATTTTAAATATTGATAAAGATATTGATGGTTTTATTGTTCAACTTCCGTTACCAAAACATATAGATGAGCAAAAAATATTAATGGCTATAGATCCAGATAAGGATGTAGACGGATTTCACCCAACAAATGTTGGAAAAATGGCTTTAAATTTACCTACTTTTATTTCTGCAACTCCTTTTGGAATTTTAGAATTATTAGAAAGATATAAAGTTGAAACTTCTGGTAAACACGTAGTTGTTCTAGGTAGAAGCCATATTGTTGGTAGCCCAATGAGTATTTTATTATCACAAAAAAGAAAGGTTGGTAATGCAACGGTAACAATGTGCCATAGTAGAACTAAAAACTTAAAAGAAATTACCTTACAGGCAGATATTATTATTGCTGCAATTGGTATTCCTGAGTTTTTAAAAGCAGATATGGTAAAAGACCATGTTACTGTAATTGATGTTGGTATTACTCGTTTAGAGGATGCTAGTAAAAAAAGTGGATTTAGATTAGTAGGAGATGTTGCTTTTGATGAAGTTGCTAAAAAATCTGATTTTATTACACCTGTTCCTGGTGGCGTTGGACCAATGACTATTGCCATGTTATTAAAAAATACATTATTAGCTTGCCAAAGAAAAAGCTAG